A region from the Arcobacter sp. LA11 genome encodes:
- a CDS encoding saccharopine dehydrogenase family protein produces the protein MKKKGILIIGAGGVSRVATVKCAMNIDTFEKITLASRTLSKCETIAKEIKENQNVQINIAKVDADNVPELVDLIKKVNPKVVLNVALPYQDLTIMDACTQSGVDYVDTANYEHPDEAKFEYKEQWAKQEQFEKAGIKALLGSGFDPGVTGVFCAYAQQNLFDEINYIDIMDCNAGDHGYPFATNFNPEINLREVSANGRYWEEGKWIETKPLEIRVDHNYPEVGVKPSYLLYHEELESLCKNIKGLKRIRFFMTFGDSYIQHMNCLQNVGMLGIEEVEHKGQKIIPIEFLATLLPDPASLGPRTVGKTNIGCIIEGWKDGKKKKIYIYNICDHQECYKETGAQAVSYTTGVPAMIGTKMLYKGIWDGKGVFNIEEFDAKPFMDELMTQGLPWKILEMDVD, from the coding sequence ATGAAAAAAAAAGGTATTTTAATAATAGGTGCAGGTGGTGTTAGTCGTGTTGCTACTGTGAAATGTGCTATGAATATTGATACATTCGAGAAAATTACTTTAGCTTCTAGAACATTATCAAAATGTGAAACTATTGCAAAAGAGATTAAAGAGAATCAAAATGTTCAAATAAATATAGCAAAAGTTGATGCGGATAATGTACCCGAACTTGTAGACTTGATTAAAAAAGTTAATCCAAAAGTTGTTTTAAATGTTGCACTACCATATCAAGATTTAACAATAATGGATGCGTGTACGCAATCAGGAGTTGATTATGTTGATACTGCAAACTATGAACATCCAGATGAAGCAAAATTTGAATACAAAGAACAATGGGCAAAACAAGAACAGTTTGAAAAAGCAGGTATTAAAGCTCTTCTAGGTTCAGGATTTGATCCTGGAGTTACTGGTGTATTTTGTGCTTATGCTCAACAAAATTTATTTGATGAAATTAATTACATTGATATTATGGATTGTAATGCAGGTGATCATGGTTATCCTTTTGCTACAAATTTTAATCCAGAAATTAACCTTAGAGAAGTGTCTGCAAATGGTAGATATTGGGAAGAGGGTAAATGGATTGAAACTAAACCTTTAGAGATTAGAGTTGACCACAATTATCCAGAAGTAGGAGTTAAACCTTCATATTTATTATATCATGAAGAGTTAGAGTCTTTATGTAAAAATATAAAAGGTCTAAAAAGAATTAGATTTTTTATGACATTTGGTGATTCATATATTCAACATATGAATTGCTTACAAAATGTAGGGATGTTAGGTATTGAAGAAGTAGAACATAAAGGACAAAAGATTATTCCTATTGAGTTCTTAGCTACTTTATTGCCAGATCCAGCAAGTCTTGGACCAAGAACTGTAGGTAAAACAAATATTGGTTGTATTATAGAAGGTTGGAAAGATGGCAAAAAGAAAAAGATATATATTTATAATATTTGTGATCATCAAGAGTGCTATAAAGAGACTGGTGCACAAGCAGTGTCTTATACAACAGGAGTTCCAGCAATGATTGGAACTAAAATGCTTTATAAAGGTATTTGGGATGGAAAAGGTGTATTTAACATAGAAGAGTTTGATGCAAAACCATTTATGGATGAGTTAATGACTCAAGGTTTACCATGGAAAATTCTTGAGATGGATGTAGATTAA
- a CDS encoding replication endonuclease gives MERLYATRTLQKNKLYREIEESKKFYYQLSIEKEQKQKSYLRRLKVFNSNDEINMSYEWEKKYKEYSHLTTQKISTIEAMSKEKGYVPLFLTITVPSSYHPFKSISYRNGKRLYTRPNPDFKFDTVNEAIRESYLFLNSLFKVMYKRIKHFTKKEIMYVKSIESHSTLIAHLHCLIFVPLNHVDAVRGVYKRIIEHYELERTDLETVSIKGDINYASRYILKYITKTLSSGSDYYDARILDGWKRANKIRLLSHSQLPLNQQIYKKIYHSFTNIKKNKIFSKKDYKLEIGKKEMDKQVATEGIPLYYFFQQNSFLEQRIFEADSKCSKTKTTKLGKVNSLFHIKLDVERSRDLKGRLTYKIKKLIIQYRGIEIYQHNKLKIIKDLYVIGE, from the coding sequence ATGGAAAGACTATATGCAACAAGAACACTACAAAAAAATAAACTTTATAGAGAGATAGAAGAGAGTAAAAAGTTTTACTATCAGTTATCAATTGAGAAAGAACAAAAGCAAAAATCTTATCTAAGAAGATTAAAGGTTTTTAACTCAAATGATGAAATTAATATGTCCTATGAGTGGGAGAAAAAATATAAAGAGTATTCACACCTTACAACTCAAAAAATCTCTACTATTGAAGCAATGTCAAAAGAAAAAGGATATGTTCCTTTATTTCTAACTATTACAGTTCCTAGCTCTTATCATCCTTTTAAATCTATATCTTATAGAAATGGGAAGAGACTATATACAAGACCCAACCCTGATTTTAAATTTGATACTGTTAATGAAGCAATAAGAGAAAGTTATTTATTTCTTAACTCCCTTTTTAAAGTTATGTATAAAAGAATTAAACACTTCACAAAAAAAGAAATAATGTATGTGAAAAGTATTGAGAGCCACTCCACACTTATAGCCCACCTTCACTGCTTAATATTTGTTCCTCTAAATCATGTGGATGCTGTCAGAGGAGTATATAAAAGAATAATTGAACATTATGAGTTAGAAAGAACAGATTTGGAAACAGTATCAATCAAAGGTGATATTAATTATGCAAGTAGATATATTCTAAAGTATATAACTAAAACTCTAAGCAGTGGAAGTGATTATTATGATGCAAGAATACTTGATGGATGGAAAAGAGCTAACAAAATTAGGTTACTTTCTCATTCTCAATTGCCATTGAATCAGCAAATTTATAAAAAAATCTATCATTCTTTCACAAATATTAAAAAAAATAAGATTTTTTCCAAAAAAGATTATAAACTAGAGATAGGTAAAAAAGAGATGGATAAACAAGTTGCAACAGAGGGTATCCCACTTTACTATTTCTTTCAGCAGAATTCTTTTTTAGAGCAAAGAATTTTTGAAGCTGACAGCAAGTGCTCGAAAACCAAAACAACCAAGCTTGGAAAAGTTAACTCTTTATTTCACATTAAATTAGATGTTGAAAGAAGTCGCGATTTGAAAGGTAGATTAACTTACAAAATTAAAAAGTTAATCATTCAGTATAGGGGTATTGAGATATACCAACACAATAAATTAAAAATCATAAAGGATTTATATGTCATAGGAGAATAA
- the ppk2 gene encoding polyphosphate kinase 2 gives MGRDRDIISDELKDNEEVKDPISNIEEDKEIEVQDEDCIKTCKSSKINSKKKKVQIWVKKETLEYEQELTKLQIELLKFQNHVKEKGLKVLMIFEGRDAAGKGGAIKRITEHLNPRGARVVALEKPSDIEKTQWYFQRYTKHLPSAGEIVLFDRSWYNRAGVEPVMGFCSSEEHHEFLREVPEFENMLVKSGIILMKFYVSVSKKEQARRFKKRETDPLKQYKLSPVDKESQKLWDKYTIAKFSMLMASNTDVSPWTVVKSDDKKQARINCIKHILSHVSYPNKINKKELKTNNKILISGAQELEAMEHENKFAKA, from the coding sequence ATGGGAAGAGATAGAGATATAATAAGTGACGAATTAAAAGACAATGAAGAAGTAAAAGATCCAATTTCTAATATTGAAGAAGATAAAGAGATTGAAGTACAAGATGAAGATTGTATAAAAACATGTAAAAGTTCAAAAATTAATTCAAAAAAGAAAAAAGTTCAGATTTGGGTTAAAAAAGAGACTTTAGAATATGAGCAAGAGTTAACTAAACTTCAAATTGAATTACTTAAATTTCAAAACCATGTAAAAGAAAAAGGCTTAAAAGTTCTTATGATATTTGAAGGTAGGGATGCAGCTGGGAAAGGTGGTGCTATAAAGAGAATCACTGAACACTTAAACCCAAGGGGTGCAAGAGTTGTTGCTCTAGAAAAACCAAGTGATATTGAAAAAACACAATGGTATTTTCAAAGATATACTAAACATCTGCCAAGTGCAGGAGAAATAGTTTTATTTGATAGGTCTTGGTATAACAGAGCAGGTGTTGAACCTGTTATGGGGTTTTGTTCATCTGAAGAACACCATGAGTTTTTAAGAGAAGTTCCAGAATTTGAAAATATGCTTGTAAAATCAGGAATCATATTAATGAAATTTTATGTTTCAGTATCAAAAAAAGAACAAGCAAGAAGATTCAAAAAAAGAGAAACAGATCCATTGAAGCAATATAAACTTTCTCCTGTGGATAAAGAGTCTCAAAAACTTTGGGATAAATACACTATTGCAAAATTTTCAATGCTTATGGCTTCAAATACAGATGTGTCACCATGGACAGTTGTTAAAAGTGATGATAAAAAGCAAGCAAGAATTAATTGTATAAAACATATTTTATCACATGTTAGTTATCCAAATAAAATTAATAAAAAAGAATTAAAAACAAATAATAAAATTTTAATTTCCGGAGCTCAAGAGTTAGAAGCAATGGAACATGAAAACAAATTTGCAAAGGCATAG
- a CDS encoding FtsK/SpoIIIE domain-containing protein, translating into MKQGLKLLALSIIKAWLIVSGGLFLILVIKNGAVAIAIDLLQDNWLTTLIFLTFITLLITGYYMVYWRYIVMPYSLKLISQPKAENKEVSVFLDRFIKYDKVTNTLYYKNRNAIDKKLYQDKQKEILHFLGLHDKSVELDIQEHERKYVKIKIYKLPYSFDFDLGKLKKGSIYYGVSKDGNYYKKLDEQTSMITVGESGSGKSNFMSLIIYSLLYNFRKLDSLIFIDLKGVELAQYNYKHTQFIDTVEKVDIVLKEVKEVMNNRYKIMQEKGHKKFQGKPIFIVIDEIGTIGTHHNKKLRDSIFNTLIELSQKQRAARICTLIFSQKCDSLNLSSQVLTNIQSRVLMKTDSEFNRNATIGNKEVIEEVTSKEVADFNQGRLIFRDGETSNKELIQVPFISQNQHLALVKAFDYLK; encoded by the coding sequence ATGAAACAGGGGCTAAAATTACTAGCCCTTAGCATAATAAAAGCTTGGCTAATAGTTTCAGGGGGTCTATTTTTAATTCTTGTAATTAAGAATGGAGCAGTTGCGATAGCAATAGATTTACTTCAAGATAATTGGCTTACTACATTAATCTTTTTAACATTTATCACATTACTTATCACAGGTTACTATATGGTATATTGGAGGTATATAGTTATGCCTTATTCTCTTAAATTAATTTCACAACCAAAAGCAGAAAATAAAGAAGTATCGGTATTTCTTGATAGATTTATAAAGTATGATAAAGTAACTAATACCTTATATTATAAGAACAGAAATGCAATAGATAAAAAGCTTTATCAGGACAAACAGAAAGAAATACTACACTTCCTAGGATTACATGATAAATCTGTTGAATTAGATATACAGGAACATGAAAGAAAGTATGTGAAGATTAAAATATATAAGTTACCTTATAGTTTTGATTTTGATTTAGGGAAGTTAAAGAAAGGTTCTATTTACTATGGTGTTTCAAAGGATGGAAATTATTATAAGAAATTAGATGAACAAACTTCAATGATTACAGTTGGAGAGAGTGGCTCTGGAAAATCTAATTTTATGTCATTAATAATATATTCACTACTATACAACTTTAGAAAGCTTGATTCTTTAATTTTTATAGATTTAAAAGGTGTAGAGTTAGCACAATATAATTATAAACATACACAATTTATTGATACGGTTGAGAAAGTTGATATAGTACTAAAAGAAGTAAAAGAGGTTATGAATAATAGGTATAAAATTATGCAAGAAAAAGGGCATAAAAAATTTCAAGGAAAACCTATTTTTATAGTTATTGATGAAATTGGAACTATTGGCACACATCATAATAAAAAGCTTAGAGATTCGATTTTTAATACATTAATAGAATTATCACAGAAGCAAAGAGCAGCTAGGATTTGTACATTAATATTTAGCCAAAAGTGTGATTCATTAAACTTAAGTTCACAAGTGCTTACAAATATTCAAAGTAGAGTACTTATGAAAACTGATTCAGAATTTAATAGAAATGCAACTATAGGAAATAAAGAGGTTATAGAAGAGGTAACATCAAAAGAGGTAGCTGATTTTAATCAGGGTAGATTAATTTTTAGAGATGGCGAAACATCTAATAAAGAACTTATTCAAGTACCTTTTATTTCTCAAAATCAACATTTGGCATTAGTCAAAGCATTTGATTATTTAAAATAG
- the ppk2 gene encoding polyphosphate kinase 2, translating to MNLSDFEKTNYSGLYISKATHPSFGKKYIARFQYDKKRYVKVLGYTKKDNLTKKAALNLMQKFKDSIVVREEKKLPKAEKSEKYSDDRFEKLLEENKALKAILGDFKNVDPEVLHDGIQKVYDLEELKKYQIELIKLQNYLENENKRMIILFEGRDASGKGGAIRRITRYMNNKHYRVVALGKPTETQRNQWFFQRYIQHFPTGGEVVLFDRSWYNRAMVEPIFGFCTKEEHEIFMEDVVNFEQDLVRQGMILIKLYFSVSKDEQKRRFDRRINDPLRHWKFSEVDMQAQDLWSEFSEKKYEMLRRTSSRSAPWHVVRSNDKHQARLEAMKIILNSVDYDSRNYALNFEANEEVNISVQKELMQMRKSANY from the coding sequence ATGAACTTAAGTGATTTTGAAAAAACAAATTATAGTGGATTATATATTTCAAAGGCTACGCATCCTTCTTTTGGGAAAAAATACATTGCAAGATTTCAATATGATAAAAAAAGATATGTAAAAGTATTGGGATACACTAAAAAAGATAATCTTACGAAAAAAGCTGCATTAAATTTAATGCAAAAATTTAAAGATTCTATTGTTGTAAGAGAAGAAAAAAAATTGCCAAAAGCAGAAAAAAGCGAAAAATATAGTGATGATAGATTTGAAAAACTATTAGAAGAAAACAAGGCTTTAAAAGCAATACTAGGTGATTTTAAAAATGTTGACCCAGAAGTTTTACATGATGGGATTCAAAAAGTATATGACTTAGAAGAATTGAAAAAATATCAAATTGAATTAATTAAGCTTCAAAATTATTTAGAAAATGAAAATAAAAGAATGATAATTCTTTTTGAAGGTAGAGATGCTTCAGGAAAAGGTGGTGCTATTCGTAGAATCACAAGATATATGAATAATAAACACTATAGGGTAGTTGCTCTTGGTAAACCAACTGAAACACAAAGAAATCAATGGTTTTTTCAAAGATATATTCAGCATTTCCCAACAGGTGGGGAAGTTGTTCTTTTTGATAGATCTTGGTATAACCGAGCGATGGTTGAACCAATCTTTGGTTTTTGTACAAAAGAAGAACATGAAATTTTTATGGAAGATGTTGTAAATTTTGAGCAAGATTTAGTTAGACAAGGAATGATTTTAATTAAACTTTATTTCTCTGTTTCTAAAGATGAGCAAAAAAGAAGATTTGATAGAAGAATCAATGATCCACTTAGACATTGGAAGTTTTCTGAAGTTGATATGCAAGCTCAAGATTTATGGTCAGAATTTTCTGAAAAGAAATATGAGATGCTTAGACGAACTTCGTCAAGAAGTGCACCATGGCATGTTGTAAGAAGTAATGACAAACATCAAGCACGTTTAGAAGCTATGAAAATTATACTTAACTCAGTAGATTATGATAGTCGTAATTATGCATTAAATTTTGAAGCAAATGAAGAGGTAAATATCTCTGTTCAAAAAGAGCTAATGCAAATGAGAAAATCAGCTAACTACTAA
- the nspC gene encoding carboxynorspermidine decarboxylase gives MKNEIVNSIKDLPSPAFVCEEELLKKNLELLKKVQDESKVKILLALKGFALWSTFDLCKQYLHGCCASGLHEAVLAKEEFGKEVHTYSPAFKDDEIDEIIDISNHLVFNSFNQLNQFRKKAKSKTSIGLRINPEYSSVEVDLYNPCGAYSRLGITRGNFQEDNLEDVEGLHFHALCEQNVDALEGALSNFEEKFGEFLPQMKWVNFGGGHHITRNDYDVEGLINLLKDFKNRYPHLEVYLEPGEAVGWQTGYLVATVLDIVENQMSIAILDTSAEAHMPDTLAMPYRADIRNSGLANIKKYTYRLAGNTCLAGDIIGDYSFDEPLKIGDKIILEDMIHYTMVKTTTFNGIKLPSIVIQNSQGCYQIVNKFGYNAYKSRLS, from the coding sequence ATGAAGAATGAGATAGTAAATAGTATCAAAGACTTACCTAGTCCAGCATTTGTTTGTGAAGAAGAATTATTAAAAAAGAATTTAGAACTTTTAAAAAAGGTTCAAGATGAATCTAAAGTAAAAATTCTTTTAGCTTTAAAAGGTTTTGCTCTTTGGTCTACATTTGATTTATGTAAACAGTATTTGCATGGTTGTTGTGCAAGTGGTTTACATGAGGCAGTTTTAGCAAAAGAAGAGTTTGGAAAAGAAGTTCATACTTATTCTCCAGCATTTAAAGATGATGAGATTGATGAGATTATTGATATTTCAAATCATCTAGTTTTTAATTCTTTTAATCAACTAAATCAATTTAGAAAAAAAGCAAAGTCTAAAACATCAATAGGTCTTAGAATTAATCCTGAATATTCCTCTGTTGAGGTAGATTTATATAATCCTTGTGGTGCATACTCTAGACTTGGTATTACTCGTGGAAATTTTCAAGAAGATAATTTGGAAGATGTAGAAGGTTTACATTTTCATGCTCTTTGTGAACAAAATGTTGATGCTTTAGAGGGAGCTCTATCAAACTTTGAAGAAAAATTTGGTGAGTTTTTACCTCAAATGAAATGGGTAAATTTTGGTGGAGGGCATCATATTACAAGAAATGATTATGATGTTGAAGGATTAATTAATCTTCTTAAAGATTTTAAAAATAGATATCCTCATTTAGAAGTTTATTTAGAACCAGGAGAAGCTGTTGGTTGGCAAACAGGTTACTTAGTGGCGACTGTTTTAGATATTGTTGAGAATCAAATGTCAATAGCCATTTTAGATACTTCAGCTGAAGCACATATGCCAGATACTTTAGCAATGCCTTATCGTGCTGATATAAGAAACTCAGGTTTGGCAAATATAAAAAAATATACTTATCGTTTAGCTGGAAATACATGCTTAGCAGGGGATATAATAGGGGATTATTCTTTTGATGAGCCTTTGAAAATTGGAGATAAAATCATTCTTGAGGATATGATTCATTATACGATGGTAAAAACAACAACATTTAATGGAATCAAGTTACCATCTATTGTTATACAAAATAGTCAAGGGTGTTACCAAATTGTAAACAAATTTGGATATAATGCATACAAATCAAGACTTTCATAA
- a CDS encoding helix-turn-helix domain-containing protein: MQKITTEDFYKMIGANVAKYRKEKGLSQLDLSLKMGYKSVSVVSSSEIFYNGKHFNLEHLLKISQILEIDICELFKNN; encoded by the coding sequence ATGCAAAAAATTACAACAGAAGATTTTTATAAAATGATAGGTGCAAATGTTGCTAAATATAGAAAAGAAAAAGGGTTAAGTCAATTAGATTTATCACTTAAAATGGGATATAAGTCTGTTTCTGTAGTATCAAGTTCTGAGATATTTTATAACGGTAAACATTTTAATTTAGAACATCTACTAAAAATATCTCAAATATTAGAAATTGATATATGTGAATTGTTTAAAAATAATTAA
- a CDS encoding VWA domain-containing protein yields the protein MQFLYHNVLLLMLIPIFLLMFLVVTNKDSFEKYFEKETLSKLSVSNKYMTKTTRNILFFISIILMTIALARPVAQEKEHSFKQEVSSIVVAIDVSKSMLANDVYPNRLSLAKQKLLDIIKLSKKNALAVVLFAKSSFILSPVTQDFNSLKILVDNLDTGTNFDNGSNIFSTLETTNKLLKDYENKNLLLLTDGGNNSEYEKEIEFANKNKINIYTIALATKKASPIKLENGEFLTNKDGSIVTVALNEKIKKLSLDTNGGFINYSITNNDIKEILSDIDNKSSKKELESKKFKTYTELFYYPLGLALFILLIAFSSLPKFKSKKIAIIVTTIFISTFSTNLEAVVFDFQTIEKANNNYKQKNYKEATKNYQKVSNTQEAKYNLGNSLYKEEKYKEALNTYKNITTTNQTLEYKKLHNMGNSYVKLNDLENAKKMYENALKIKDDKQTKENLDAVNKALENKQQNKDHNKNKKQDKKDKDQKKKQKEEQKKKNKQNKEQKNKNQENKKDEQNKGNQESKKNKKQDEQKNKDKNKKLEKQKSKPQEISDLEEKKWLGKLKDKKQQVLLKRVDTKNEDTSSNPW from the coding sequence TTGCAATTTCTATACCATAACGTATTACTTTTAATGTTAATACCAATATTTTTACTAATGTTTTTAGTCGTAACAAACAAAGATAGTTTTGAAAAGTATTTCGAAAAAGAAACTTTGAGTAAGTTATCAGTTTCAAATAAATACATGACAAAAACAACTAGAAACATTTTATTTTTCATTAGTATAATTCTAATGACTATTGCTCTAGCACGTCCAGTTGCACAGGAAAAAGAACATAGTTTTAAACAAGAAGTATCATCTATTGTAGTGGCTATTGATGTTTCAAAATCAATGCTTGCAAACGATGTTTATCCAAATAGATTATCTCTAGCAAAACAGAAACTACTAGATATTATAAAATTATCTAAAAAGAATGCTTTAGCAGTTGTGCTATTTGCAAAATCTTCTTTTATTTTATCTCCTGTTACACAAGATTTTAATTCACTAAAAATTTTAGTTGATAACCTTGATACTGGAACAAATTTTGACAATGGTTCAAATATATTCTCAACTTTAGAAACAACAAATAAACTTTTAAAAGATTACGAAAATAAAAATCTTTTACTTTTAACAGATGGTGGAAATAATTCAGAGTATGAAAAAGAAATTGAATTTGCAAATAAAAATAAAATCAATATCTACACAATTGCACTTGCAACTAAAAAAGCTAGTCCCATAAAACTTGAAAATGGAGAATTTTTAACAAATAAAGACGGTTCAATAGTAACCGTAGCACTAAATGAAAAAATAAAAAAACTAAGTTTAGATACAAATGGAGGATTTATAAATTACTCAATTACAAATAATGATATAAAAGAAATTTTATCGGATATTGATAATAAATCTTCAAAAAAAGAGTTAGAATCTAAAAAATTCAAAACTTATACAGAATTATTTTACTATCCTCTAGGTTTGGCACTTTTTATTTTACTAATTGCATTTTCTTCACTTCCTAAATTTAAATCAAAAAAAATCGCGATTATAGTTACTACAATATTCATATCTACTTTCTCAACAAATTTAGAAGCAGTTGTTTTTGACTTTCAAACAATTGAAAAAGCAAATAATAATTACAAACAAAAAAATTACAAAGAAGCAACAAAGAACTACCAAAAAGTATCAAATACCCAAGAAGCAAAATATAATCTAGGAAACTCTTTATATAAAGAAGAAAAATATAAAGAAGCTCTAAATACATATAAAAATATCACAACAACAAATCAAACTCTAGAGTATAAAAAGCTTCATAATATGGGGAACTCTTATGTTAAATTAAACGATTTAGAAAATGCAAAAAAAATGTATGAAAATGCTTTAAAAATAAAAGATGACAAACAAACAAAAGAAAATCTTGATGCTGTAAATAAAGCATTAGAGAATAAACAACAAAATAAAGATCACAATAAAAATAAAAAACAAGACAAAAAAGATAAAGATCAAAAAAAGAAGCAAAAAGAAGAACAAAAGAAAAAAAATAAACAGAATAAAGAACAAAAAAACAAAAATCAAGAAAATAAGAAAGATGAACAAAATAAAGGTAATCAAGAGTCAAAAAAGAATAAAAAACAAGATGAACAAAAAAACAAAGATAAAAATAAGAAATTAGAAAAACAGAAAAGTAAACCTCAAGAAATTTCAGATTTAGAAGAGAAAAAGTGGTTAGGGAAATTAAAAGATAAAAAACAACAAGTATTACTTAAAAGAGTTGATACCAAGAACGAAGATACATCTTCAAATCCTTGGTAG
- a CDS encoding BsuBI/PstI family type II restriction endonuclease produces the protein MELLKKSKEFNKKTDEQQLKILEAVKVLEEFNIPLGKTGRRIERTALSFLAVCQIKPSSNWSNVKSKEDNIDLKSRDIIKFINENYGENISSGSYDDIRRKDLKMVVLDGIVARSKPLTSTNDSTRGYCLPNEYKECLQSFNTRNWNLEVEKMKKIKVSLKEKLERERELNRISIKIDEEKEIKFSPGEHNELQKDIIEEFLPRFGYGAKLLYVGDTEDKYAYLDEDSLKKLNFFELSHQELPDIVAYCEDRNWLYLIEAVHSSGPIDDARKHILETSLKDSNCKADLIFITAFNTKAKFRQYSAQLAWETESWIADAPDHMIHFNGDKFIGPHKD, from the coding sequence ATGGAGTTATTAAAAAAATCAAAAGAGTTTAATAAAAAAACTGATGAACAACAATTAAAAATTTTAGAGGCAGTTAAAGTTTTAGAAGAATTTAATATACCTTTAGGAAAGACAGGAAGAAGAATTGAAAGAACAGCTTTATCTTTTTTAGCAGTTTGTCAAATTAAACCCTCTTCTAATTGGTCAAATGTAAAATCAAAAGAAGATAATATAGATTTAAAAAGTAGAGATATTATAAAATTTATAAATGAAAACTATGGAGAAAATATAAGCTCTGGCTCTTATGATGATATAAGAAGAAAAGATTTAAAAATGGTTGTTTTAGATGGGATAGTTGCTAGAAGTAAACCTTTGACTTCAACAAATGATTCTACAAGGGGTTATTGTTTACCTAATGAGTATAAAGAATGTTTACAGTCTTTCAATACTAGAAACTGGAACCTTGAAGTAGAAAAAATGAAAAAAATAAAAGTTTCTTTAAAAGAGAAGCTAGAAAGAGAACGAGAATTAAATAGAATTTCAATAAAGATTGATGAAGAAAAAGAAATTAAGTTTTCTCCGGGTGAACATAATGAGCTTCAAAAAGATATTATAGAAGAGTTCTTACCTAGATTTGGTTATGGTGCTAAATTACTTTATGTAGGTGATACAGAAGATAAATATGCATATTTAGATGAAGATAGTTTGAAGAAATTAAATTTCTTTGAATTATCACATCAAGAACTTCCTGATATTGTTGCTTATTGTGAAGATAGAAACTGGTTATATTTAATTGAAGCAGTTCATTCCTCAGGACCAATTGATGATGCACGAAAACATATTTTAGAAACATCATTGAAAGATTCTAACTGTAAGGCAGATTTAATATTTATTACAGCTTTTAATACAAAGGCTAAATTCCGTCAATATTCTGCACAACTTGCTTGGGAAACAGAATCATGGATTGCTGATGCTCCTGACCACATGATACACTTTAATGGGGATAAGTTTATTGGACCACATAAAGATTAA
- the rd gene encoding rubredoxin, whose protein sequence is MQKYICTVCDYIYDPKIGDEDSGISSGTAFEDIPEDWECPDCGVTKEDFEPYNEE, encoded by the coding sequence ATGCAAAAATATATATGTACTGTATGTGATTATATCTATGATCCCAAAATTGGTGATGAAGATAGTGGTATATCCTCTGGAACAGCTTTTGAAGATATTCCTGAAGATTGGGAGTGTCCTGATTGTGGTGTAACAAAAGAGGATTTTGAACCTTATAATGAAGAATGA